A single region of the Denticeps clupeoides chromosome 18, fDenClu1.1, whole genome shotgun sequence genome encodes:
- the cxcl14 gene encoding C-X-C motif chemokine 14: MGTHRCAAAALLFLIIAVYSLNTEAYKCRCTRKGPKIRYKDVQKLEIKPKHPFCQEKMIFVTMENVSRFKGQEYCLHPRLQSTRNLVKWFRIWKDKHRVYEA; encoded by the exons ATGGGGACGCACCGctgcgcggcggcggcgctACTTTTCTTAATCATCGCCGTTTATTCCCTCAACACAGAAG CGTACAAATGCAGGTGCACGAGGAAAGGCCCGAAGATTCGCTACAAGGACGTCCAAAAGCTGGAGATTAAACCCAAACACCCGTTCTGCCAAGAGAAGATGATATT CGTTACCATGGAGAATGTATCCCGCTTCAAAGGGCAGGAGTACTGCCTGCACCCCAGGCTGCAGAGCACCAGAAACCTGGTCAAATGGTTCCGAATTTGGAAGGACAAGCACAG GGTCTATGAAGCCTGA